A genomic stretch from Lathyrus oleraceus cultivar Zhongwan6 chromosome 2, CAAS_Psat_ZW6_1.0, whole genome shotgun sequence includes:
- the LOC127117464 gene encoding uncharacterized protein LOC127117464 isoform X2, with product MGVGREVSISLDGVRDKNIMQLKKLNIALFPVRYNDKYYSDALASAEFTKLAYYSDICVGAIACRLEKKEGGGQVRVYIMTLGVLAPYRGLGIGTKLLNHVLDLCSKQNISEVYLHVQTNNEEAISFYKKFEFEITETIQNYYTNITPPDCYVVTRF from the exons ATGGGAGTTGGACGTGAAGTCTCAATCTCACTCGATGGAGTAAGAGACAAGAACATTATGCAGCTCAAGAAGCTCAATATTGCTCTCTTCCCCGTTCGTTACAACGATAAATACTACTCCGATGCTCTTGCTTCCGCCGAATTCACCAAACTAG CTTACTACAGTGACATTTGTGTTGGTGCGATTGCGTGCCGGCTTGAGAAGAAGGAAGGTGGAGGCCAAGTTCGGGTTTATATCATGACTTTAGGTGTTTTAGCACCTTACCGTGGACTTGGTATTG GAACGAAGCTGCTGAATCATGTTCTTGATCTTTGCTCCAAGCAGAACATTTCCGAGGTTTACTTGCACGTGCAGACAAACAACGAAGAAGCGATTAGTTTTTATAAGAAATTTGAGTTTGAAATTACAGAAACTATCCAGAACTATTACACAAACATCACACCACCAGATTGCTATGTCGTCACAAG ATTTTAA
- the LOC127117464 gene encoding uncharacterized protein LOC127117464 isoform X1 yields MGVGREVSISLDGVRDKNIMQLKKLNIALFPVRYNDKYYSDALASAEFTKLAYYSDICVGAIACRLEKKEGGGQVRVYIMTLGVLAPYRGLGIGTKLLNHVLDLCSKQNISEVYLHVQTNNEEAISFYKKFEFEITETIQNYYTNITPPDCYVVTRHITPSPTKK; encoded by the exons ATGGGAGTTGGACGTGAAGTCTCAATCTCACTCGATGGAGTAAGAGACAAGAACATTATGCAGCTCAAGAAGCTCAATATTGCTCTCTTCCCCGTTCGTTACAACGATAAATACTACTCCGATGCTCTTGCTTCCGCCGAATTCACCAAACTAG CTTACTACAGTGACATTTGTGTTGGTGCGATTGCGTGCCGGCTTGAGAAGAAGGAAGGTGGAGGCCAAGTTCGGGTTTATATCATGACTTTAGGTGTTTTAGCACCTTACCGTGGACTTGGTATTG GAACGAAGCTGCTGAATCATGTTCTTGATCTTTGCTCCAAGCAGAACATTTCCGAGGTTTACTTGCACGTGCAGACAAACAACGAAGAAGCGATTAGTTTTTATAAGAAATTTGAGTTTGAAATTACAGAAACTATCCAGAACTATTACACAAACATCACACCACCAGATTGCTATGTCGTCACAAGGCACATAACTCCTAGCCCAACAAAGAAATAA